The DNA region CCGTGGTCGAACCTGTGTTGCTTGCCATCGAGGCGCCGTTTGCCTTCGGTCGCCGCCTGGGCGAGGAGCTGCGCACGCGCCACGAACTGCAGGACCGTGTGGCGCTGCTGGAACAGCAGGTGCGCGATCAGAGCGCCGAGCTGATCATGCTCGAAGAACTCGATCGCGAGAATGCCGAGTTGCGGCAATTGCTGGATGCCACCGGGCGGGTTCAGCTGGCCTATCGCGCGGCGGAGTTGATGAATGTCGACCTCAATCCCTACTCGCACCGCGTCATGATCAATCGCGGACGCCGCGATGGACTGGAGCGCGGGCAGCCGGTCATCGATGGTGAGGGGGTGCTCGGCCAGGTCGACCGCCTGGCCCGCAACTCCGCCCAGGTGATCCTGATTTCCGATCCGGACCATGCCCTGCCGGTCAGGGTGCGCCGCACCGACTTGCGTACGGTGGCCTATGGCACCGGGCAGATCAACTCGCTGCGCCTGACCGACCTGCCCATGAATGTCGATCTCGTGCCCGGCGACGTGCTGATCACCTCAGGGCTGGGCGGGGTCTTTCCGCCGGGCTTGCCGGTGGCCGAAATTCGCGATGTCACGCGCCGTTCCGGCGAGCCGTTC from Wenzhouxiangella sp. AB-CW3 includes:
- the mreC gene encoding rod shape-determining protein MreC; translated protein: MNQPLGTWGTVAASDLAARTARLMIYCLLAIILMVLDYRGGYVADIRNRATAVVEPVLLAIEAPFAFGRRLGEELRTRHELQDRVALLEQQVRDQSAELIMLEELDRENAELRQLLDATGRVQLAYRAAELMNVDLNPYSHRVMINRGRRDGLERGQPVIDGEGVLGQVDRLARNSAQVILISDPDHALPVRVRRTDLRTVAYGTGQINSLRLTDLPMNVDLVPGDVLITSGLGGVFPPGLPVAEIRDVTRRSGEPFARADARPLGRLDRARHVLVVAMAEPDAEPAESVDDAGTTTDEADAEIDTEADIEADSPDDVGGEDQP